A stretch of Borrelia turcica IST7 DNA encodes these proteins:
- a CDS encoding STAS domain-containing protein — MKESIPKSNVFYLFRDVYIFIKLINRFTALQAVSFKAFIKDILINNDNIHALYLDLSETQYLDSTFMGTLVYINNKSNEYKKPFKVINPSKEALENLKSLGLEKILKIEKREEIFKKSEMKEFFCYSEQKNKIFKSILKSHILLSNINKDNKKEFCSLIKRLKQENHN, encoded by the coding sequence ATGAAAGAAAGTATTCCTAAAAGTAATGTTTTTTATTTATTCAGAGATGTTTATATTTTTATAAAATTAATTAATAGATTTACTGCATTACAGGCTGTTAGTTTTAAGGCATTCATTAAAGATATCTTAATAAATAATGACAACATCCACGCTCTCTACCTTGATTTATCGGAAACACAATATTTAGATTCAACGTTTATGGGGACACTAGTATACATTAATAACAAGAGCAATGAATACAAAAAACCCTTTAAAGTCATAAATCCTAGTAAAGAAGCTTTAGAAAATTTAAAATCTCTTGGTCTTGAAAAGATATTAAAAATAGAGAAGAGAGAAGAGATCTTTAAAAAAAGCGAGATGAAAGAATTTTTTTGTTACAGTGAACAAAAAAATAAAATATTTAAATCAATATTAAAATCACACATTTTACTCTCAAATATTAATAAAGATAATAAAAAAGAATTTTGTAGTTTGATTAAAAGATTAAAACAAGAAAACCATAACTAA